In the genome of Leptospira noumeaensis, one region contains:
- a CDS encoding metal-sulfur cluster assembly factor yields MIRDPETEKEWEVFHSVRMVEDPEIGISLIELGLIYDIKVEGEKADITMTYTSLACPAGPQMKQDIENHALRVDGINEAVVHVVWNPKWEPRAMASEEAKMQMGIFD; encoded by the coding sequence ATGATTCGTGATCCAGAAACAGAAAAGGAATGGGAAGTTTTCCACAGTGTTCGTATGGTAGAGGACCCAGAAATTGGCATTTCTCTGATTGAACTTGGTTTGATTTATGATATCAAAGTGGAAGGGGAAAAGGCAGACATTACCATGACCTATACCTCTCTTGCATGCCCTGCCGGTCCACAAATGAAACAAGACATCGAAAACCATGCCCTCCGAGTGGATGGAATTAATGAAGCTGTTGTCCATGTGGTTTGGAATCCCAAATGGGAACCTCGGGCCATGGCCAGTGAAGAAGCAAAAATGCAAATGGGGATTTTCGATTGA
- a CDS encoding iron-sulfur cluster assembly scaffold protein yields the protein MSQESKFEDFLKWKSYGLWEKPSVPFQTLKGLNPLCGDEIYIYYKIEKNHSIQILGLGGESCSICAAAAGFLFKNKSKLDPNQFQSYLENRKKFLDGEDSCLIEDKEELSFFTVLRNHPGRYRCGLLPWQTLLKCKEGIYDS from the coding sequence GTGTCGCAAGAAAGTAAGTTCGAAGATTTCCTAAAATGGAAATCTTACGGGTTATGGGAGAAACCTTCTGTCCCTTTCCAAACATTGAAAGGACTAAATCCCCTTTGTGGTGATGAGATTTATATTTATTACAAGATAGAAAAAAATCATTCCATCCAAATTCTCGGACTCGGTGGTGAATCTTGTTCCATTTGTGCTGCTGCCGCAGGATTTCTTTTTAAAAATAAATCCAAACTAGATCCGAACCAATTCCAGTCTTACTTAGAGAACCGGAAAAAATTTTTGGATGGTGAGGATTCTTGTTTGATTGAAGACAAGGAAGAGTTATCCTTTTTTACAGTCCTTCGCAATCATCCCGGTCGTTATCGTTGTGGCCTGCTTCCTTGGCAGACCTTATTAAAATGCAAAGAGGGTATTTATGATTCGTGA